The Panicum hallii strain FIL2 chromosome 9, PHallii_v3.1, whole genome shotgun sequence genome has a window encoding:
- the LOC112877514 gene encoding B3 domain-containing protein Os03g0619800-like isoform X1: MVGMVGGVSNGGSVCAASRSSAARPSRRRRREAWPRPWENTVCEVCGNIGYKRLIVCCRDCKYSVVHLYCLDKVIFNASLAEWWCYECHQRRGEVTCNRSLEKVSSERSPSHAHFGSAVHQPVTKRVNSARNAGPGRKREAEYIPSANYSLESDDLQAPPKADYVLSYRSILSEAQKERVIAFIQDIQPKVTVYVAVMQKRNVQPPGPFLGISKEYSFPHFPHRSTNVTLQTASKSNKWHPKFYKRNASRKNMLMGQWLDFVRDNHVQEGDICLLFPAEGGRRYTYTVYLLCASATHSIGRAGFQIVCPCPSRSSAKMASEVHIMEETTNDESLDSEDSGGSSPPLYIVPCRNYLSKSQKKIVEERVRAIQSEVPICVAVMKNNNVGDAQKWMLELGVRYAAVHLPASGQTVALECMGKTWKTQMVIHNGRRWFLNGGWAKFARDNGLRVGDICLFDLKKNARKLTMKVHIISREQFSLK, from the exons ATGGTCGGTATGGTGGGTGGTGTGTCGAACGGAGGATCAGTTTGCGCAGCCAGCCGCAGCTCGGCGGCACGTCCgtctcgccggcggcggagggaagcGTGGCCACGGCCATGGGAG AACACTGTGTGTGAAGTGTGCGGAAATATTGGTTACAAACGTCTTATAGTCTGTTGCAGAGATTGCAAGTATTCTGTTGTGCACCT ATACTGTTTGGACAAAGTTATCTTTAATGCATCATTAGCAGAGTGGTGGTGTTATGAATGCCATCAAAGGCGTGGTGAAGTTACTTGCAACAGATCTCTAGAGAAGGTGTCAAGTGAAAGGTCACCAAGTCATGCTCATTTTGGTTCTGCAGTACATCAACCAGTTACCAAGAGAGTGAATTCAGCAAGGAATGCAGGGCCGGGAAGAAAAAGAGAAG CAGAATATATTCCCTCTGCAAACTATTCTTTGGAGTCGGATGATCTTCAGGCCCCCCCAAAGGCTGATTATGTTTTATCATATAGAAGTATTCTATCTGAAGCACAGAAGGAGAGAGTAATTGCATTTATCCAGGACATTCAACCTAAAGTTACTGTTTATGTAGCAGTCATGCAAAAGAGGAATGTTCAACCCCCTGGACCTTTTCTG GGTATTTCCAAGGAATATTCATTTCCACATTTCCCACATAGAAGCACAAATGTCACACTTCAGACGGCTAGCAAGAGCAACAAGTGGCATCCTAAATTCTACAAAAGAAATGCCAGTAGAAAGAACATGCTTATGGGGCAGTGGTTAGACTTTGTCCGTGACAATCATGTGCAGGAGGGAGATATTTGTCTCCTTTTTCCAGCAGAGGGTGGGAGAAGATATACATATACGGTCTATCTACTTTGCGCATCAGCAACTCATTCCATAGGTAGAGCTGGTTTTCAAATAGTTTGCCCATGCCCTAGTCGATCTAGTGCAAAGATGGCTTCAGAAGTGCATATTATGGAGGAAACAACAAATG ACGAATCTCTGGACAGTGAAGATTCTGGTGGTTCATCGCCGCCTCTGTACATTGTACCATGCAGGAACTATCTATCTAAATCCCAAAAGAAGATTGTTGAAGAGCGAGTGCGAGCCATCCAATCCGAAGTTCCCATTTGTGTAGCAGTAATGAAGAACAACAATGTTGGTGATGCTCAGAAGTGGATGCTG GAATTAGGTGTTCGGTATGCTGCTGTACATCTTCCAGCTAGTGGGCAAACCGTGGCGCTCGAGTGCATGGGGAAGACATGGAAAACCCAGATGGTGATTCATAATGGTAggaggtggtttcttaatggagGTTGGGCCAAATTTGCTCGTGACAATGGTCTGCGAGTCGGTGACATCTGTCTGTTTGATCTGAAGAAGAACGCGAGGAAGCTTACCATGAAGGTCCATATCATCTCCAGGGAGCAGTTTAGTTTGAAGTAG
- the LOC112877514 gene encoding B3 domain-containing protein Os03g0619800-like isoform X2, translating into MVGMVGGVSNGGSVCAASRSSAARPSRRRRREAWPRPWENTVCEVCGNIGYKRLIVCCRDCKYSVVHLYCLDKVIFNASLAEWWCYECHQRRGEVTCNRSLEKVSSERSPSHAHFGSAVHQPVTKRVNSARNAGPGRKREEYIPSANYSLESDDLQAPPKADYVLSYRSILSEAQKERVIAFIQDIQPKVTVYVAVMQKRNVQPPGPFLGISKEYSFPHFPHRSTNVTLQTASKSNKWHPKFYKRNASRKNMLMGQWLDFVRDNHVQEGDICLLFPAEGGRRYTYTVYLLCASATHSIGRAGFQIVCPCPSRSSAKMASEVHIMEETTNDESLDSEDSGGSSPPLYIVPCRNYLSKSQKKIVEERVRAIQSEVPICVAVMKNNNVGDAQKWMLELGVRYAAVHLPASGQTVALECMGKTWKTQMVIHNGRRWFLNGGWAKFARDNGLRVGDICLFDLKKNARKLTMKVHIISREQFSLK; encoded by the exons ATGGTCGGTATGGTGGGTGGTGTGTCGAACGGAGGATCAGTTTGCGCAGCCAGCCGCAGCTCGGCGGCACGTCCgtctcgccggcggcggagggaagcGTGGCCACGGCCATGGGAG AACACTGTGTGTGAAGTGTGCGGAAATATTGGTTACAAACGTCTTATAGTCTGTTGCAGAGATTGCAAGTATTCTGTTGTGCACCT ATACTGTTTGGACAAAGTTATCTTTAATGCATCATTAGCAGAGTGGTGGTGTTATGAATGCCATCAAAGGCGTGGTGAAGTTACTTGCAACAGATCTCTAGAGAAGGTGTCAAGTGAAAGGTCACCAAGTCATGCTCATTTTGGTTCTGCAGTACATCAACCAGTTACCAAGAGAGTGAATTCAGCAAGGAATGCAGGGCCGGGAAGAAAAAGAGAAG AATATATTCCCTCTGCAAACTATTCTTTGGAGTCGGATGATCTTCAGGCCCCCCCAAAGGCTGATTATGTTTTATCATATAGAAGTATTCTATCTGAAGCACAGAAGGAGAGAGTAATTGCATTTATCCAGGACATTCAACCTAAAGTTACTGTTTATGTAGCAGTCATGCAAAAGAGGAATGTTCAACCCCCTGGACCTTTTCTG GGTATTTCCAAGGAATATTCATTTCCACATTTCCCACATAGAAGCACAAATGTCACACTTCAGACGGCTAGCAAGAGCAACAAGTGGCATCCTAAATTCTACAAAAGAAATGCCAGTAGAAAGAACATGCTTATGGGGCAGTGGTTAGACTTTGTCCGTGACAATCATGTGCAGGAGGGAGATATTTGTCTCCTTTTTCCAGCAGAGGGTGGGAGAAGATATACATATACGGTCTATCTACTTTGCGCATCAGCAACTCATTCCATAGGTAGAGCTGGTTTTCAAATAGTTTGCCCATGCCCTAGTCGATCTAGTGCAAAGATGGCTTCAGAAGTGCATATTATGGAGGAAACAACAAATG ACGAATCTCTGGACAGTGAAGATTCTGGTGGTTCATCGCCGCCTCTGTACATTGTACCATGCAGGAACTATCTATCTAAATCCCAAAAGAAGATTGTTGAAGAGCGAGTGCGAGCCATCCAATCCGAAGTTCCCATTTGTGTAGCAGTAATGAAGAACAACAATGTTGGTGATGCTCAGAAGTGGATGCTG GAATTAGGTGTTCGGTATGCTGCTGTACATCTTCCAGCTAGTGGGCAAACCGTGGCGCTCGAGTGCATGGGGAAGACATGGAAAACCCAGATGGTGATTCATAATGGTAggaggtggtttcttaatggagGTTGGGCCAAATTTGCTCGTGACAATGGTCTGCGAGTCGGTGACATCTGTCTGTTTGATCTGAAGAAGAACGCGAGGAAGCTTACCATGAAGGTCCATATCATCTCCAGGGAGCAGTTTAGTTTGAAGTAG
- the LOC112877514 gene encoding B3 domain-containing protein Os03g0619800-like isoform X3 → MNTVCEVCGNIGYKRLIVCCRDCKYSVVHLYCLDKVIFNASLAEWWCYECHQRRGEVTCNRSLEKVSSERSPSHAHFGSAVHQPVTKRVNSARNAGPGRKREAEYIPSANYSLESDDLQAPPKADYVLSYRSILSEAQKERVIAFIQDIQPKVTVYVAVMQKRNVQPPGPFLGISKEYSFPHFPHRSTNVTLQTASKSNKWHPKFYKRNASRKNMLMGQWLDFVRDNHVQEGDICLLFPAEGGRRYTYTVYLLCASATHSIGRAGFQIVCPCPSRSSAKMASEVHIMEETTNDESLDSEDSGGSSPPLYIVPCRNYLSKSQKKIVEERVRAIQSEVPICVAVMKNNNVGDAQKWMLELGVRYAAVHLPASGQTVALECMGKTWKTQMVIHNGRRWFLNGGWAKFARDNGLRVGDICLFDLKKNARKLTMKVHIISREQFSLK, encoded by the exons ATG AACACTGTGTGTGAAGTGTGCGGAAATATTGGTTACAAACGTCTTATAGTCTGTTGCAGAGATTGCAAGTATTCTGTTGTGCACCT ATACTGTTTGGACAAAGTTATCTTTAATGCATCATTAGCAGAGTGGTGGTGTTATGAATGCCATCAAAGGCGTGGTGAAGTTACTTGCAACAGATCTCTAGAGAAGGTGTCAAGTGAAAGGTCACCAAGTCATGCTCATTTTGGTTCTGCAGTACATCAACCAGTTACCAAGAGAGTGAATTCAGCAAGGAATGCAGGGCCGGGAAGAAAAAGAGAAG CAGAATATATTCCCTCTGCAAACTATTCTTTGGAGTCGGATGATCTTCAGGCCCCCCCAAAGGCTGATTATGTTTTATCATATAGAAGTATTCTATCTGAAGCACAGAAGGAGAGAGTAATTGCATTTATCCAGGACATTCAACCTAAAGTTACTGTTTATGTAGCAGTCATGCAAAAGAGGAATGTTCAACCCCCTGGACCTTTTCTG GGTATTTCCAAGGAATATTCATTTCCACATTTCCCACATAGAAGCACAAATGTCACACTTCAGACGGCTAGCAAGAGCAACAAGTGGCATCCTAAATTCTACAAAAGAAATGCCAGTAGAAAGAACATGCTTATGGGGCAGTGGTTAGACTTTGTCCGTGACAATCATGTGCAGGAGGGAGATATTTGTCTCCTTTTTCCAGCAGAGGGTGGGAGAAGATATACATATACGGTCTATCTACTTTGCGCATCAGCAACTCATTCCATAGGTAGAGCTGGTTTTCAAATAGTTTGCCCATGCCCTAGTCGATCTAGTGCAAAGATGGCTTCAGAAGTGCATATTATGGAGGAAACAACAAATG ACGAATCTCTGGACAGTGAAGATTCTGGTGGTTCATCGCCGCCTCTGTACATTGTACCATGCAGGAACTATCTATCTAAATCCCAAAAGAAGATTGTTGAAGAGCGAGTGCGAGCCATCCAATCCGAAGTTCCCATTTGTGTAGCAGTAATGAAGAACAACAATGTTGGTGATGCTCAGAAGTGGATGCTG GAATTAGGTGTTCGGTATGCTGCTGTACATCTTCCAGCTAGTGGGCAAACCGTGGCGCTCGAGTGCATGGGGAAGACATGGAAAACCCAGATGGTGATTCATAATGGTAggaggtggtttcttaatggagGTTGGGCCAAATTTGCTCGTGACAATGGTCTGCGAGTCGGTGACATCTGTCTGTTTGATCTGAAGAAGAACGCGAGGAAGCTTACCATGAAGGTCCATATCATCTCCAGGGAGCAGTTTAGTTTGAAGTAG
- the LOC112877514 gene encoding B3 domain-containing protein Os03g0619600-like isoform X4, producing MVGMVGGVSNGGSVCAASRSSAARPSRRRRREAWPRPWENTVCEVCGNIGYKRLIVCCRDCKYSVVHLYCLDKVIFNASLAEWWCYECHQRRGEVTCNRSLEKVSSERSPSHAHFGSAVHQPVTKRVNSARNAGPGRKREAEYIPSANYSLESDDLQAPPKADYVLSYRSILSEAQKERVIAFIQDIQPKVTVYVAVMQKRNVQPPGPFLGISKEYSFPHFPHRSTNVTLQTASKSNKWHPKFYKRNASRKNMLMGQWLDFVRDNHVQEGDICLLFPAEGGRRYTYTVYLLCASATHSIGRAGFQIVCPCPSRSSAKMASEVHIMEETTNDESLDSEDSGGSSPPLYIVPCRNYLSKSQKKIVEERVRAIQSEVPICVAVMKNNNVGDAQKWMLTTGIRCSVCCCTSSS from the exons ATGGTCGGTATGGTGGGTGGTGTGTCGAACGGAGGATCAGTTTGCGCAGCCAGCCGCAGCTCGGCGGCACGTCCgtctcgccggcggcggagggaagcGTGGCCACGGCCATGGGAG AACACTGTGTGTGAAGTGTGCGGAAATATTGGTTACAAACGTCTTATAGTCTGTTGCAGAGATTGCAAGTATTCTGTTGTGCACCT ATACTGTTTGGACAAAGTTATCTTTAATGCATCATTAGCAGAGTGGTGGTGTTATGAATGCCATCAAAGGCGTGGTGAAGTTACTTGCAACAGATCTCTAGAGAAGGTGTCAAGTGAAAGGTCACCAAGTCATGCTCATTTTGGTTCTGCAGTACATCAACCAGTTACCAAGAGAGTGAATTCAGCAAGGAATGCAGGGCCGGGAAGAAAAAGAGAAG CAGAATATATTCCCTCTGCAAACTATTCTTTGGAGTCGGATGATCTTCAGGCCCCCCCAAAGGCTGATTATGTTTTATCATATAGAAGTATTCTATCTGAAGCACAGAAGGAGAGAGTAATTGCATTTATCCAGGACATTCAACCTAAAGTTACTGTTTATGTAGCAGTCATGCAAAAGAGGAATGTTCAACCCCCTGGACCTTTTCTG GGTATTTCCAAGGAATATTCATTTCCACATTTCCCACATAGAAGCACAAATGTCACACTTCAGACGGCTAGCAAGAGCAACAAGTGGCATCCTAAATTCTACAAAAGAAATGCCAGTAGAAAGAACATGCTTATGGGGCAGTGGTTAGACTTTGTCCGTGACAATCATGTGCAGGAGGGAGATATTTGTCTCCTTTTTCCAGCAGAGGGTGGGAGAAGATATACATATACGGTCTATCTACTTTGCGCATCAGCAACTCATTCCATAGGTAGAGCTGGTTTTCAAATAGTTTGCCCATGCCCTAGTCGATCTAGTGCAAAGATGGCTTCAGAAGTGCATATTATGGAGGAAACAACAAATG ACGAATCTCTGGACAGTGAAGATTCTGGTGGTTCATCGCCGCCTCTGTACATTGTACCATGCAGGAACTATCTATCTAAATCCCAAAAGAAGATTGTTGAAGAGCGAGTGCGAGCCATCCAATCCGAAGTTCCCATTTGTGTAGCAGTAATGAAGAACAACAATGTTGGTGATGCTCAGAAGTGGATGCTG ACAACAGGAATTAGGTGTTCGGTATGCTGCTGTACATCTTCCAGCTAG